A window of Rhizobium lusitanum genomic DNA:
GAGCTTGTCATTCCGGAGGTCAGGATCCGGACCGAATGGCCACTATTCGCGCCTCAGCCACTGGGGTTGGTCGTGGAATTGCCAGAAATTCGGGCTGAACAGCGCGAATCCTGGGCCGTTGACCACGAGATGATCGTGCTGGAACACGCAGACGCTGTGTTCGTTGAGCCGGCGCGGCTCATGCATATCTATCGATCGGCGATATCCGCCATAGACGACCAGCCGACTGCCGATCTGCTGTTTCGGCTGAGGACTGCGCCTGGAACGATCGGCGATATAAAAGGAGAGAAAAGCCGCTTGGTTCGGCAGAACAGGCGCGCAAGAGAGCAGGCAATGGCGTCGGTCTGGCCGCTGCGCAAGGCGATCTCTGAAGCGCGTTGGGCTGTCATTGCCGCGCGGCTCTCCGACAGGGCGGAGCGTGAGGAACTGTTCTTCATGCCCGGCGCGAAGTCATCCCCGGTGGATCTTGATGTCGACGAGGACGAGACGAAACAGCTGGATCTGGGGTTCTTCTCCGCCCAACAGGCCGTAGGCCACGTCGTGGGCATTGCTGAAAACGTGCTTGGCAATGAGCATGTGAATGATCCAAATGCTCTGACAGGTGCGCTCGCCAGTCTAAGGGCTGCTTTGGACCATTCCATGATGGAATACGAGGAGGAGAACCGTCTGCCGGTCTCCCCCTGACAAATCGAACAACGACGTGATTGTAAGTACGGCCAGAAAATCGCGATAGAGTTTCATTTTGGCGATCGGAATTTTCGCGCGATAGCTGTTACCTTGCGGGCGGCGTGTCTGATCTATATGAAGTCGAAGAGCGTTTAGACCCGCTCGGTCCATTTCCACCGACTTGCTTTCCTGGCTTCACGATCACCATGACATCACGCGAGAAATACAACGCTTATCGTCGGGCCTGGTGGGCAAAATCGCTCGGTGAGCACCTGACGGAATCTCGTGTGTTTCTCCCGCGGGACGCTCACGATTGGGTCATGCGCTTTGCAGCAGACGTTGAGGAGCGACTTCCTTTCGTTCTGGGTAAGCTCATTGTTGCACAGATAAAGGGCGTAGAAGAGAAGGCCGAGACCGAACCCGTCGTCCCGGCTCAGCAGCAAAACCAAGCCGCTGACGAGACGAGCAGCGTCGAGGCTATCTCCGCCGACAATCTTCATAAGCTGGTCTATGTCGTTCTGGCATCGCGTTTCCCCAATGATACGGGATCCACGCGGTTGAGGCAGGTTGGCTTTCTGGCAGCAGTGGCGGCTGAGATTGCCGATGGCCGAAAGCCGACGGCGAGCTCCATTGCGAACCACACTGACAATCACGTCTCGCAAATCACCGGGCTGGCGAAGACCATGAAGGACAGGGGGGTCATTGATGTTCGCAACGCTTCGTCGGTTCGAAAGGGCAAGGCCGCCAAGATCTTCAGCATTCGCCCGGATGCTCTCAAAGCGATCCATGCCGCTCATCTCGAGGTAACGGGGCAAGTGATCGACGACATCACGCCCCCCTGAAAATATCCTTCCAAGATCGGTCTATGACGACTCGTTCGCAACGGACGAGAGTCATTTCCTTGTCTTCACCGCATCGTTTGCTATATTGCTCGTTTAAGCGGCTTCTTTGCGCTGCTTGAAAACGAACGGGTTCAATATCAACGGTTTACACCATTGATCGGTCATTCAGCGATTCGATTGGTGAGGTGAAAGGACAGTACACGGCAAAACGAAAAAGACCCTGAAAGTTGGCGCTTTCAAGGTCAATCCGTCAAAGCTCAAGGCTTGAATAAGGGGTAAGTCACCCACAAGAACTACGGTGATTTTCTCCATAAAACACATCATTGTCAAGCAGTGACGCCATTTTGGTGAGCGGTTTTCTGTTGCCGTGTCCTTGGAAGAGGACGCGAATGACAAGCATGCCAAATTCCCATCGTGTCTATGCTAACCGGCGGGTGACCGCCGCTAGCCTTGACACTCACCGCACTGTTGCAAGTTACCAAGCGGATCATCGAACCAGATCCAGTATCAGTCGTCCTTCGCGGACGCAGGCGCTGCAGGTGGCCAAACGTTACGCCTCAGCAATCGGGCTGAAGGCCGCAAAGATTGCGCTAATCGACCAGCTATTTGCCTTCAGCATGGCCATAGACTGGTCCGACGCTCAGACCGTTCCGGTCGTTTGGCCATCAAATGAATTGTTGGCCCGGCGCCTGGGCATCAAAATATCGACCCTGAAATATCATCTTGCCGGCTTGGTCGAAGCGGGTCTGATTTGCTACTCCGACCATCCGACCTATCAGCGTCGTGGCCGGCGCAGTGAGGATGGCCGCATCGCCGAGGCCTACGGCATCAATTTATCGCCAATTGCGGCCCGGTACAGCGAACTACTCGATCTCGCAGATACAGCGGACTTTGAAGCACGAAAGTGCAAGGGCCTCTCCAATCAGCGCACTCTGCTCAGGAGGGGCATCGCGGCAATCATAGAGGCGGCGAGGCTGGAACTGGGATCACTCAGCGATGAGTGGAATTCGGTGCTAGCACGCCTTGATCGACTTCGCGAGCGACGTGGGCGGGGATCGGTCGAACTGGCTGATGTCGTTGACGCGCTTGAGGCTCTGCGCGCTGAGGCAGCCGAGCTCCTTGAGGTTCTCTATGACAGCCGAGATTTCAACACCGCGGTAGCGAAAACTCGGCCTCTACAAACTACAGCTGAAACTCGACATTCTGAATCTTGTAATGGAGAGCGGAATTGCGCTGACGCGCAATACATTGGTGAGCCCAGCGCCATTGGCGCGATGGCTTATGAAAAAAGCCTGCGGATACTCCGGCGCCAAGCAAGCGAAAAACGCAGCCAGCGGTGCCGGATGACGACATTGTCAACGTTTCGTTGCCGCTGCTGCGCTCGGCATTGGTCCATTTGTCTCAGATGGTGCCCGAGGTGTTCGATCACTGGGCGGTGTTCCGCTCTTCGGGTGGGCTTCTTTGCCGACTGTGTTACGTCAATCCCCAAGTCTATCAGGAGGCCGTGGAGGTGCTTGGGCAGGATCTTGCGATTGTCGCCTTGGCGCTGACTGCTGAACGCAACGCAGATGGTTCTGTTTTGAACCCGGGCGGATATTTGCGAGAACTGATCAATCGGCGCCGCCAGGGGACTTTGCGATTAAGCCGATCTCTGTTCGGGATGGCGTCATCAATTCGAAAGGTACATTAGTGATCGCGCGTCACGCGCTCGAGCAGCAAAATGACGAATTACGCTGGAAAAGCCACCGTCGGGATCAGTTTGAAGGCCTGCTCGCAAAGGTGTTGCGTCAGCTATCTGTCTTTTGAAGAAGGAGAACGACCTCGTATCCAAAAGTTTTTAGTAGAAATCCGGCTGGTTCGGCCTCATCCGTGACGACGTCTATGGAGTCGCTTTCACGAACTTCGCCGGAAATTTGCAGCCCCTGATCGAAGCAATGGACGGTCCATTCAGCAAATGATTGATACCCCTGTTGCCGGGCGAGCTGGTCCAGCGCGAAACCCCGCGCACTGTTCTTGCTCAAGCCGATATGGGGGACGTTTACGACAATGGTGTTAGCGGCATTAGCCATATTCGAACTCATTTTCCCAAAGTGATGATTGACAATGCGGAGGCGATCGAGTGTCGAGGCATGCCTTGTCCCTCTGATGGACAATGCAGGCGGGTTGATATAGCGGTTGATTGGGGAGAAAGGCACGATAGGATACGAAATGCAACGAAATCAAAGCCGGTAAGCTTTTGTTAAAAAACGGAAAAGTTTTTATCCCGCCGCCAGACGACGGGAGTGATTTCAAAGAATTATTCAAACGATTGGCTGCGGCCGGAGCGGGCCGGCCTTTGGGCAGTGACGGTTTCCCTGCAGGGCCGTGGACGCCGGAGCTTCTTGCGTCGGCGATTTCACAGATTGATTCGAACCGGGTTGGGGTGGATCTGCGAACGGTACAGCTTTGGTTTCAAGAGAACGAGAAGGGGATCAGCACTGCCAACATTCGTTGGCTTGCGAGGATTTTTGGGTGCGATGATCCAGTCGCAACCAGTGAATGGCAGATAGAGCTTGGCGAGGCGCAATCTCGGTTCACGGCAAAGAGACGAGAATCGAAGAATGCGAGAAGCAGCGCCAGCGTTGCGCCCGGGGTTCCGGAAGTGGCATGGACTGCGACTGTCGCTGATGTAACAGGGGCGCCGGCGGAGTTGGCGCGGCAGACCGATATCAAGCGGTCGGACCAGGGGCTCGGTTTGGCCCTGAGATCGGAAGCGCTTTTTTCCCGCGGTTCTCCCTTGAATTTACCGGCGTCGGTATTTGCGGGTGCCACAGCTCTTGGTTTCTTGTCTTATATCACAGGCATTCACAGCGCCACTTACGTCCGGGCGGACGGCGTCGTGAAGCAGGTTGGGTTTCTTTGGGCGCCGAATTGGACATTCCTCTTCATGGTGCTCCTGCCGCTGTTCTTTTCGCTTGTGACAGAGCTGCTCGTCTTTTGGAAAGGTGAAGGGCGTCTGAAGCTGTTAGCGCAGGGCGACAAGATGGAAAGCGACCATCATTGGGGGCGCAATGTAGAGGCTTCTTCCTATTCATATTGGGCAGTTTTTTTGATTTGCGTATTGTTCGCCGGTCTTTTTCAATGGATCGGCGTGTGTTTGGTCCCACTAATAAAAGGCGGCGCCGACTATGCGACAAGCTGGGGTACTTTAGCTGTTGTGCGCCCCGAAATCATATCGGTGCCAATGTCGATTGTGTTCACAGCGCTCGCATATCTATACATGTGCCTGTGCTTTTACCTGTTTTTCGTAGGTCTCATTTTGCTTCACACGATGGTCCATGATCTCTCGAGAATTGAAGAGGCATCGAAGACCCGGCCGGAGGTGGAATATCGACACGAATTCAATGAACTCGGTCTCAGACTGATGCGCGGAATTTTCCGGTGTACGGTTTTGGGTGTTTTGGTTGCCATATGCATGAAAGCCCAAAGCGCTTACCTGACATCGAACCGAGAGAACATTATCGCTTGGTTTGTCGGCGATATGTCATCAGCTTTGCATCACCACGCAGATGACAGCAACAGGTTCAGCTATAGTATGCCGACGCATTACAGCAGCCTTCTTGTCGCTATTTCGACCTGTGTTGTTTTTCTGTATGGCTCCATCCGTTTAGGTGGCGGAAGTCGATTTCAGGTGCCTTTGTGGAGGATGTCGGCGGTCGTAGCCTTACTCTTTGTTAGCTACTTGCTGATTGATGCATTTGCAGGCTTTTCGCTCGTTCTGGGCATTGGAGTCCTCCTCGGGATATATGGCCTGTGTGATCCAGGGTTTGGGCATCGCGAACCGAGTGAGGTAGGAAATCAGCGTGTATCATAATTGGCTTGATCGATGGGATGAGCGGCGGGCGCGGCGCGGTGAGGAGGGGAAGAAATCAACGTATTTCGTCCTTGACGCGGAACGCGCCTTTCCTGGCGCGGAGAAGGCAGCAAGTCTCGAGGAGTTTTGTGTTCTTGCAGACCAGGCCGTGGCTGATCCCGCCTTCTTCGATGAACCGAGTGGGAGCGATCAAGGTTTTCAAAGGCAAGATGGGTGGCTCAAATTTCCATCGGGCATGTCTACTGACGTTGAAGAGAACAATGTCGTCTGGGCGAAAATCACAGAAAGCGGGTCTTTCGATCAAGCATTGGTGATTTTTCATCACTGGAATGCCAGCGCGCGAAATCGTCAGATTGCCAGCTTTTTCTCGAAACGCGGCATCACGGTTGTCGAGATTGCTATGCCTTATCACTTCGAACGCAGCCGTCCAGGGGCGGTGCATGCCGACTATATGCTGAGCCCTAATCTCGGTCGAACTATCCAGTCTGTAAGGCAGGCAGTACGGGACGGGCGAAAACTCATTCGCTGGTTGAAAAGCGAAGGCTATCGAGAGATTTCCGTTCTTGGTATGAGCTTGGGTTCATGGGTCGCAGGGTTGATCGCAGCACACGACGCGAGTGTGTCGAAAGCCTCGTTATTTCTGACGGCGGGAAGTCTCGCGGATATGGTTTGGACGGGGCGCGCGACAAGATCGATACGTGAAAGCCTTGAGCCTGAGATAAAGCTGACTGACCTCCGTAGGGCTTGGGCACCGCTCAACCTGGAGAATTACGCGCAAAATCTCGCACGACCGGATCTCGCTCTTCATGTCGTGCTGGCTAAGAGAGACAAGGTGGTTTTGCCAGAACTATCGCAGAGGTTCATGCAAAGCTTGAAAGACGCCGATGCTCAGCCAAATATTCTGGAATTAAACTGTGGGCACTATTCGCTCGGCATGCCGCCTTACATTTTGTTGGCGGGTTTGGGCCTGAAACGGTTTCTGTCGTTCCGCTAGGCTCAGAGCTCGTTGATCAAACCCAGAAGGTGACGGTTGCTGCAATGCTGATGGCCGAGAGGAGGTGCGTGCGAAACGGTGCCCATGCGAGGTCCTGCGCGTATCCAGAGTGCGAGTGGGTTTCGCGCGAGGTCAATGAAGGGGTTGTCAGCAGCGCCTCTTCGAGCCTGGCGATGATCCGCAGATTGAACCGAGTTCGAACAATCTAATACCTCTGCAATTACCTGCCGGCTTTCCAGCTCGTCATGCTTGAGACGTTCAACAACTTCAGCAACGAAATGAGGAGGTGTATTCTGATCAACGGCGATAGTCTGATGTCTCGTCCCGCGCCGCAAATGGCCAGCTCGATCCTTCTGTCGAACATGCTACCACGGCGGGAGCTTGAGGTGACAGTTTGCCAGCCGGGAAGTCGATGGTCGGGAAGTGGTCTGTCGGGCACCGTCATGTCTGGATGGCACCCGCTTGGCAAGATGATTTGGGTGATGTTTGAGCTTGGCGGGTCGGGTGCAGTCATGTCTCCGGCCTGTAAGCGCGGCTTAATATGACCGCTGGCCCTGGTGTTTTGCGCTCAAATCGTTCCCTATCAAGTTACCGCGCCTAGTCGCGCTATACAGTGCCTGACGACTGTCTGTCGCGACCTTTTCAGTGTTGCGCGATCCCGGTATGGGAGCACGCGGATCTATTCCAAATCATTGGAGCGTGTGCTAGCTGCGTTATGCTTAGTGAAATGCAGCCATCAAGGACCACAAAGGGGCCGCGGTGAGGGTACGCTAATTGGACCATCTCATAATATTGGTTTTGCTCCGCCGCCTGGCCTGATTTTACTCCGGCGTTGACAGATGCCGCGGATGCCTCCGCATGTGTACGAGGTCTGGACATTGTGGCCGGATGGCCCCCACCTGCCAACCCGGGTGCGGGCGGCCATAGATGCACTCGTAACGGAACTGCCGAAGCAAGCGTCATCTTCACGGCGCTCGAACGAGGGCTGACACATGCCTGAAATTGAGTGTTCGCAGACGGTCGAAGATGCCGCGAATGTCTACGTCATCCATATGGTAGGGAATAAGATGGACCGGCTTTCAGAGATCGAGGCGTTCCCTGCTGTTGTCGAGACGGGCGGGTTTACGGCCGCTGGATTGAGAATTTAAGGCCCTGCACCTCTCAACCCGGCGGTGCGACGAAGGCCTTCTCTGGAAACGCCCTGCCAACCACCTCCAGGAATGCGCGCACCTTGGCGCCGACGAGGCGGCGTGAACTTTGCAGCGCCCAGATCTCCACGGGCGGCCCGGCAAGTGTTCCCCAATAGGCCAACCGACCAGCCTCGATGTCTTCGGCGACCAGGAGCTTTGGCAGCAAGGCTGCACCGGCACCCGACAGCACCGCATCGCGGACCATCAGCAGAGACGAGAGGCGGAGAACCGGGTCCGGCCGCAGGACAATGTCCGCCTCCGTTCCGGACTTGATACGCCAGAGAGTCCCGGGCGGTGTTGCGGAGAGCAGAACGGCCTTTACCGTCGCTTCCTCGCCATCCAAGCTGGGGGCGGGGCGGGGCATGCCGGGTGGTGCAACGATCAGGCGTTCATCGTTGAGAAAGCGGCGGCCGACGAGGCGTTCGTCCAGCGACGGGTCGATCCGGATGATCAGGTCATAGCCGTCCTCGACCGGATCGACCTTGCGATCCTCAGCAACGATTTCGAGCTGGACCTCCGGACAGGCCAAGGCAAACCGCACGCCGATGCGGGGCAGGGCGACATGCGCGAAGACGACAGGCGCACTGACACGTAACCTGCCTCTCGGCGTGGATGCGCCAAGCACGACCGCTTCTCCGGCCTCGGCGATTTCGCTCAGCAGCCCGTGCGTGCGCTCATGCAGCGCCCGTCCTTCCTCCGTTAGTCGCAGATTCTGCGCCCCGCGCTCGATCAGCCGCACCCCGAGGCTCTCTTCGAGTTCGGCGACCCGTCTTGACAACGTGGCCTTAGAACGGCCGGATACGCGGGCAGCGCGGCCAAACCCACCGTGGGCAGCAACGAGATCGAAATGGGACAATGCCTGAAGATCCATTATTGTGTTCCGTATTTGAGACAAGCAATCTCGATATTGTCGTCTTCTCATCGAAAATAAAACAGCTATCTTTTCCCTCATCAAATGCACATCAATCAAACACAAGGAGATTTCGACATGACCACTCTCGTGACAGGCAGCACAGGGACCATCGGGGCACAGGTCCTGGCTCATCTTCAAGCGCGCAATGCCGATGTTCGCGCCCTGACGCGCTCGCCGGAGACGGCGCAGCTTCCCGCCAGCGTTAAGGCGGTTCGCGGAGACCTCGCCGATCCGGATTCGGTGCGCGCAGCGCTCGAAGGCGTCAGCACGCTATTCGTGCTCGCCCCAAATGTCGCCGATGAACTGACCCAGGCGATGCTGACCCTGACGGTCGCCCATGAGGCCGGCATCAAAGGCATCGTCTATCTCTCAGTGTTCGGCGGCGATGGCTATGCCGACGTGCCGCATTTCGCAGGCAAGTACACGGTGGAACGCATGATCGAGGCGCTTGATCTGCCCGCGACGGTTCTGCGTCCCGCCTATTTTATCCAAAACGACCTTCGTCAGAAGGACGGACTGCTGAAGGCCGGCGTTTATAGCTCGCCGATCGGCGCGAAAGGTGTGTCGATGGTGGATATTCGCGACATCGGCGAGGCCGCCGCGATCGAGTTGGTTCGCCGTGAACAGGCCGCGACGCCGCTCGGCCGCGAAACCTACGCACTGGTTGGTCCCGACAGCCTGACCGGCGAAGGCATCGCCACAATCTGGAGCGAAGCCCTTGGCAACGCGATCCGGTATGGCGGCGACGATCTCGTCGTCATGGAGCAGCGCACCAAGACCATGCTGCCCGCCTGGCACGCGCTTGACCTGCGCCTGATGTTCAGCCGCTATCAGGCCGAAGGTGCGGTGGCGACAGCCGACGATCTGGCAGGTCTGACCAAGTTGCTCGGACGCGCACCGCGTTCCTATGCCGCTTTTGCCAGGGATGCTGCCGCCCAGTGGGCGAGGAACTGAGCCAGCATTTTATCCCTCCCCAATCCCGACGAAGGAGACCTGCCATGATAAGGATCCATCCCCTCTCGCCTGAAGATGCTCCCGCGGTGGCCGCGATGCGACAAGCCGCCTCGGCCCATAAGGGCGAGGCACTTGGGCCGGAGGCGCGGGCTATGTTCGACGCCATGTTTGCCGCAACGCCCGGGGCGGCGGATGTCTGGGTCGAGGCAGCGACGGTCGGCGGTATCGCCGGCTTCTGGCTCCGAGTGCCAAACGCACGACCGGGCGCGCGCATCCTCTATCTTCACGGCGGCGGCTATGTGCTCGGCTCAGCCCAGGCATTGACCCATTTCGCGGGGCAAATCGCCGTACGCGTCGGCGCCGATGCCTTCGTCCCGGACTACCGGCTGGCCCCCGAGCACCCGTTCCCGGCTGCGATCGACGATGCGGTCGCCGCCTATCGCGGCCTCGTCGCAGACGGAGCTGAGCGGATCATAGTCGCTGGTGACTCGGCTGGCGGTGGCCTGACGCTGGCGCTGCTATCGATCATCGCCGCCGACAAGGCTAAGGGCGCGGTGCAGCCAGTCGGCGCGGCAGTGATGTCGCCCTGGACTGACCTGGCGCTGACCGGCGACAGCTTCGAAACACGTGCGGAGGCAGACCCGATCTTCACGCGCGGCGTCCTCCAGGCCTTCGCTCACATGTATCTTCAGGGCCAGGATGCGGGTAACCCCAAGGCATCGCCGCTTTACGCCGAACTCGACAGACTGCCGCCGATCCGCATCGATGTCGGTGACAATGAGCTACTGCTCGCAGATTCCGTCCGCTATGGTGAGCGGGCAAGGGCGGCGGGCGTCGACATTACAGTATCGGTCTGGGAGGGCATGGCGCATGTGTTCCAATCCTCCCTCGGCCAGTTTCGCGCAGCCGAGACGTCCGTGACTGCCATCGCTGATTTCCTTCGCCAGCGGCTCGATGCCCCGGACGCAGCCACCGTTCCTTCCAACCCACTCAAAGGAGCTTGATCATGACACGCGTATTGTTTGTAGGCCAGAAGCCGGACACCGTAGACTTCTCCGATCCCTCCCTGCCACCGGGATTCAATGCTGAAAAAATCCAGGCGGGCATCGATATCGCTGAGACGACCATGACCGAGCGCGGTTGGGACGCCGACATCTTCATGATCGCTCCCGACGACAGTGGCATCGCAACATTGGCCGCGCAGATGGCGAGTGTGGACTATGATTGCGTCGTGATCGGTGGCGGCCTGCGCATCCCGCCCAAGGGGCTTCCGTTCTTCGAGAAGGTCGTCAACGCGATCCACCAAAGTGCACCGAAGGCAGCGATCGCATTCAACACCCGTCCCGAAGATACGGCAGAGGCCGCGGCGCGGTGGACCGGCGCGGATTGAGCGCAAGATCAGGTTGTCGATGTGGGAGAGCATGCAGCTGCCTTCCAATCTTCTCTCGGCCGTTTCTCGCGGCCGAGCTGGCCGTTACCGCCATCGCTAATCTACTCCGCCAAGGCTCAGCAATGCTTCGCGTCCGTCAGCACAACTTCGGAGGTTTGACATGAAAATTCTGGTATTGGGCGCGACCGGCGCCACCGGCCGGCTGATCGTCGGCAAGGCCGTCGCAGAGGGATACAAGGTCGTCGCCCTCGTTCGCTCCAAGGCAAAGGCCGCGGATCTCGCCGGCGCCGAATTGATCGAAGGCGATGCCCGCGATCCCGCCGCGTTGACCCGCGCGATCGCCGGCTGTGATGCCGTCGTCAGTTCGCTAGGCACCGCCATGAGCCCGTTCAAGGAAGTGACCCTGCTCTCGACGGCGACGCGCGCGTTAGTCGGCGTCATGGAAAAGCAGAACATTCCTCGTCTGGTTTGCATCACC
This region includes:
- the repC gene encoding replication initiation protein RepC; the encoded protein is MPDDDIVNVSLPLLRSALVHLSQMVPEVFDHWAVFRSSGGLLCRLCYVNPQVYQEAVEVLGQDLAIVALALTAERNADGSVLNPGGYLRELINRRRQGTLRLSRSLFGMASSIRKVH
- a CDS encoding alpha/beta hydrolase family protein — protein: MYHNWLDRWDERRARRGEEGKKSTYFVLDAERAFPGAEKAASLEEFCVLADQAVADPAFFDEPSGSDQGFQRQDGWLKFPSGMSTDVEENNVVWAKITESGSFDQALVIFHHWNASARNRQIASFFSKRGITVVEIAMPYHFERSRPGAVHADYMLSPNLGRTIQSVRQAVRDGRKLIRWLKSEGYREISVLGMSLGSWVAGLIAAHDASVSKASLFLTAGSLADMVWTGRATRSIRESLEPEIKLTDLRRAWAPLNLENYAQNLARPDLALHVVLAKRDKVVLPELSQRFMQSLKDADAQPNILELNCGHYSLGMPPYILLAGLGLKRFLSFR
- a CDS encoding RcgA family putative transporter, whose amino-acid sequence is MLKNGKVFIPPPDDGSDFKELFKRLAAAGAGRPLGSDGFPAGPWTPELLASAISQIDSNRVGVDLRTVQLWFQENEKGISTANIRWLARIFGCDDPVATSEWQIELGEAQSRFTAKRRESKNARSSASVAPGVPEVAWTATVADVTGAPAELARQTDIKRSDQGLGLALRSEALFSRGSPLNLPASVFAGATALGFLSYITGIHSATYVRADGVVKQVGFLWAPNWTFLFMVLLPLFFSLVTELLVFWKGEGRLKLLAQGDKMESDHHWGRNVEASSYSYWAVFLICVLFAGLFQWIGVCLVPLIKGGADYATSWGTLAVVRPEIISVPMSIVFTALAYLYMCLCFYLFFVGLILLHTMVHDLSRIEEASKTRPEVEYRHEFNELGLRLMRGIFRCTVLGVLVAICMKAQSAYLTSNRENIIAWFVGDMSSALHHHADDSNRFSYSMPTHYSSLLVAISTCVVFLYGSIRLGGGSRFQVPLWRMSAVVALLFVSYLLIDAFAGFSLVLGIGVLLGIYGLCDPGFGHREPSEVGNQRVS
- a CDS encoding NmrA/HSCARG family protein, with the translated sequence MTTLVTGSTGTIGAQVLAHLQARNADVRALTRSPETAQLPASVKAVRGDLADPDSVRAALEGVSTLFVLAPNVADELTQAMLTLTVAHEAGIKGIVYLSVFGGDGYADVPHFAGKYTVERMIEALDLPATVLRPAYFIQNDLRQKDGLLKAGVYSSPIGAKGVSMVDIRDIGEAAAIELVRREQAATPLGRETYALVGPDSLTGEGIATIWSEALGNAIRYGGDDLVVMEQRTKTMLPAWHALDLRLMFSRYQAEGAVATADDLAGLTKLLGRAPRSYAAFARDAAAQWARN
- a CDS encoding LysR family transcriptional regulator; translated protein: MDLQALSHFDLVAAHGGFGRAARVSGRSKATLSRRVAELEESLGVRLIERGAQNLRLTEEGRALHERTHGLLSEIAEAGEAVVLGASTPRGRLRVSAPVVFAHVALPRIGVRFALACPEVQLEIVAEDRKVDPVEDGYDLIIRIDPSLDERLVGRRFLNDERLIVAPPGMPRPAPSLDGEEATVKAVLLSATPPGTLWRIKSGTEADIVLRPDPVLRLSSLLMVRDAVLSGAGAALLPKLLVAEDIEAGRLAYWGTLAGPPVEIWALQSSRRLVGAKVRAFLEVVGRAFPEKAFVAPPG
- a CDS encoding alpha/beta hydrolase translates to MIRIHPLSPEDAPAVAAMRQAASAHKGEALGPEARAMFDAMFAATPGAADVWVEAATVGGIAGFWLRVPNARPGARILYLHGGGYVLGSAQALTHFAGQIAVRVGADAFVPDYRLAPEHPFPAAIDDAVAAYRGLVADGAERIIVAGDSAGGGLTLALLSIIAADKAKGAVQPVGAAVMSPWTDLALTGDSFETRAEADPIFTRGVLQAFAHMYLQGQDAGNPKASPLYAELDRLPPIRIDVGDNELLLADSVRYGERARAAGVDITVSVWEGMAHVFQSSLGQFRAAETSVTAIADFLRQRLDAPDAATVPSNPLKGA